A genomic stretch from Chitinophagaceae bacterium includes:
- the arfB gene encoding aminoacyl-tRNA hydrolase, with translation MIKDVSSEIEFQTARSGGAGGQNVNKVETMVMGFWNIAASALVTDRQKQLLLEKLANRINKEGFLLVKSQVHRSQQGNKLEVIEKMNDLISVALTPKKARIATKPSKAAKEKRIESKKKTAEHKQARKKVKPTDY, from the coding sequence ATGATAAAAGATGTGAGCAGTGAAATAGAGTTTCAAACAGCACGCAGCGGCGGTGCCGGTGGACAGAATGTAAACAAGGTTGAAACAATGGTGATGGGCTTCTGGAATATTGCTGCGTCTGCACTTGTAACCGACAGGCAAAAGCAACTGCTTTTGGAAAAACTTGCCAACCGTATCAACAAAGAAGGATTTCTGCTGGTAAAAAGTCAGGTACACCGCAGCCAGCAGGGAAACAAACTGGAAGTAATTGAAAAAATGAATGATCTTATTTCAGTTGCGCTTACACCAAAAAAAGCAAGGATTGCCACAAAGCCATCGAAAGCAGCAAAAGAAAAAAGAATTGAATCAAAAAAGAAAACAGCAGAACATAAACAAGCCAGAAAAAAGGTTAAACCAACTGATTATTAA
- a CDS encoding diacylglycerol kinase family protein, with the protein MMKSFQYALQGLLSAIRSEANLRFHIAAAVIVITTGFWLQIETVEWCNVILCIGAVFGMELINTSIEQLCNHVTAEEHPSIKKIKDISAAAVLLVSLASAVAGLLIFLPKLIDKF; encoded by the coding sequence ATGATGAAATCATTTCAATATGCACTGCAGGGGCTCTTGTCAGCAATTAGAAGCGAAGCGAATCTGCGTTTTCATATAGCGGCAGCTGTAATAGTTATTACAACAGGTTTCTGGCTGCAAATAGAAACCGTTGAATGGTGTAATGTTATTCTGTGTATTGGTGCTGTGTTTGGAATGGAACTGATCAATACATCCATTGAGCAGCTTTGCAATCATGTAACTGCAGAAGAACATCCTTCCATTAAGAAGATCAAAGACATTTCAGCAGCAGCCGTGCTTCTTGTCAGTCTTGCAAGTGCTGTTGCAGGGCTGCTGATTTTTTTACCTAAACTCATTGATAAATTTTAA
- a CDS encoding GxxExxY protein: MAELILKEESYKVVGICMNIHSVLGMGLKEVNYKDAMEMDFVEAGIPFEREKKFSVRYKNKVLYNPYYADFLVFDSMIVEVKSVSSLTDAHMAQALSYLAVSGMKLALLINFGEHSLISKRIVF, translated from the coding sequence ATGGCGGAGCTTATATTAAAAGAGGAGTCCTACAAAGTTGTAGGTATTTGTATGAATATTCACAGTGTGCTGGGTATGGGATTAAAGGAAGTAAATTATAAGGATGCTATGGAAATGGATTTTGTGGAAGCCGGTATTCCTTTTGAAAGGGAAAAGAAATTCTCTGTTCGGTATAAGAATAAAGTTCTGTATAATCCATACTATGCAGACTTTCTGGTTTTTGATTCAATGATAGTAGAAGTTAAATCAGTTTCTTCGCTAACAGATGCTCACATGGCACAGGCTTTAAGTTATCTTGCAGTATCAGGTATGAAGCTTGCTTTGTTGATTAACTTCGGTGAACATTCCCTGATCTCGAAAAGAATCGTTTTCTAA
- a CDS encoding D-tyrosyl-tRNA(Tyr) deacylase gives MRAVIQRVAHASVKVDQQVTGQVNKGLLVLLGIEDADTVEDIEWLSSKIVNLRIFDDEAGVMNLSVKEVDGNILLVSQFTLHASTKKGNRPSYIKASKPDFAIPMYEKMIFQLENDLGKKVQTGIFGADMKVELLNDGPVTIVIDTKNRE, from the coding sequence ATGAGAGCGGTTATACAAAGGGTGGCACATGCATCGGTAAAAGTTGATCAGCAGGTAACAGGTCAAGTTAATAAAGGCTTACTTGTTTTATTGGGTATTGAGGATGCAGATACGGTTGAAGACATTGAATGGCTGAGCAGTAAAATTGTTAACCTGCGCATATTTGATGATGAAGCAGGTGTAATGAATTTGTCAGTAAAAGAAGTTGATGGAAATATTTTACTGGTGAGCCAGTTTACACTGCATGCATCAACCAAAAAAGGGAACAGACCTTCTTATATAAAGGCAAGTAAACCGGATTTTGCAATTCCGATGTATGAGAAAATGATTTTTCAACTGGAGAATGATCTGGGGAAGAAAGTACAAACCGGCATTTTTGGTGCTGATATGAAAGTGGAGTTGCTGAATGACGGACCTGTAACAATTGTGATTGATACAAAGAACAGGGAATGA
- the creD gene encoding cell envelope integrity protein CreD yields MEAQQTQTFWQRYGILIKSVMVGFLILILLIPTAFIHELVRERQDRQKEVIAEVSSKWASAQTVTGPFLLIPYNEAQKDDKGKIVLIKRLIHYLPEELNVDGKLLPEIRHRSIFKIVLYKSDLTIKGKFLPVNLSALGIDPASVQWNEVRICFGLTDNRGIAEQLQLNWNDSATAMDPGIPTNTIVSSGVSALLKNGAALKDAGQSFQLQLKLNGSERLYFTPLGKQTKVQLQSEWKDPAFDGKFLPVQSNVDEKGFKANWTILHFTRDIPQIWNEGKPEVNESAFGVQLLQGVDSYSKTMRAVKYAVLFIALTFCLYFFIELLKKRSVHPLQYVLVGLALCIFYTLLLSVSEYIDFNLAYLIASAATIGLITVYTQSIFRNWGIASAFFVFLTALYGFIYILIQLQDGALLFGSIGLFVLLAIVMYYSRKIDWYGSGKTVTE; encoded by the coding sequence ATGGAAGCACAACAAACACAAACATTCTGGCAACGCTATGGTATTTTAATTAAATCAGTGATGGTGGGATTTTTAATTCTCATATTGCTGATACCTACGGCCTTTATTCATGAACTTGTTCGTGAAAGACAGGACCGGCAAAAAGAAGTAATTGCAGAGGTAAGCTCAAAATGGGCTTCGGCACAAACAGTTACAGGTCCTTTTCTGCTGATTCCTTATAATGAAGCACAGAAAGATGATAAAGGAAAAATCGTGTTGATCAAACGTCTTATTCATTATCTGCCTGAGGAGTTGAATGTTGATGGAAAACTGCTGCCCGAAATCAGACACCGCAGTATTTTTAAAATTGTATTGTATAAATCTGATCTTACAATCAAAGGAAAATTTCTACCTGTTAATTTATCTGCGCTTGGTATTGACCCTGCTTCAGTTCAATGGAATGAAGTGCGGATCTGTTTTGGTTTAACTGACAACAGAGGTATTGCCGAACAGCTGCAGTTAAACTGGAATGATTCGGCAACTGCTATGGATCCGGGTATTCCTACCAATACAATTGTTTCTTCAGGTGTAAGTGCGTTACTCAAAAATGGTGCAGCGCTGAAAGATGCCGGACAATCGTTTCAACTTCAGTTAAAGCTAAACGGGTCTGAGCGTTTATATTTTACACCGCTTGGAAAACAAACAAAAGTTCAATTGCAGTCAGAATGGAAAGACCCGGCATTTGACGGAAAGTTTTTACCGGTTCAATCGAATGTAGACGAAAAAGGATTTAAAGCAAACTGGACAATTCTTCATTTTACAAGAGATATTCCGCAGATATGGAATGAGGGAAAACCGGAAGTTAATGAAAGTGCATTTGGTGTTCAGCTCTTACAGGGAGTTGATTCATACAGTAAAACCATGCGGGCTGTAAAATATGCAGTGTTGTTTATTGCCCTTACCTTCTGTTTATACTTTTTTATAGAATTACTGAAGAAAAGAAGTGTACATCCATTACAATATGTTTTGGTGGGACTGGCCCTGTGCATATTCTATACTTTATTGCTTTCTGTTTCTGAATACATTGATTTTAATTTGGCTTATCTCATTGCATCCGCTGCTACAATCGGATTGATTACAGTGTATACACAAAGCATCTTCCGTAATTGGGGAATAGCATCAGCCTTCTTTGTTTTCCTTACTGCATTGTATGGGTTTATTTATATCCTTATTCAGTTACAGGATGGAGCACTGCTGTTTGGAAGTATTGGACTGTTTGTGCTGCTGGCAATTGTGATGTATTATTCACGGAAGATTGATTGGTATGGTTCAGGAAAAACAGTAACAGAATAA
- a CDS encoding polysaccharide biosynthesis C-terminal domain-containing protein has product MSNVKKLAGQTLWYGLPTIASRFLGYLMNMALPFIFAQPAVTADLTQVYAIIPFLNIIFTYGVETAYFRFSNEKDKEALYNTLTISVLATTLLFSIALYLLQPFIADGAGLTEHPEYILWMLGILFFDTLATLPFARLRQENRPKKYAFVRVAGIVVNISIVFLFLGFLPAYTRNNPDGFIATFYSEKIGIGYYLIGNLCGSLFTFLLLWKEWKGLHFSFDSKLWKEVMKYSYPLIIVGLGGMINDMLSRLVYQHVVDLPKEQAKHELGVFANIYRIAVLITIMIQAFRMAAEPFFFNNAKEENAQRTYARIMKFFVIACCFMFLFIGLYLDVLKWIITLKSKAWGEGMNVVLLLAMGNIFLGIYYNLSIWYKLTNRNLMGAAITIAGALITIGLNILLIPKFHYWGAAIATFSCYLFMMIVSYVLGQKYYPVPYAKKKMIAYLVLVSLIVLTHRLVTWLYSPLWFSIVTGSILLAGFAYFVLRIEKKELIKIPYLNKFIR; this is encoded by the coding sequence TTGAGCAACGTAAAAAAATTAGCAGGACAAACTTTGTGGTATGGCTTACCAACCATTGCCAGCCGCTTTCTGGGTTATTTAATGAACATGGCTTTGCCCTTTATTTTTGCACAGCCTGCCGTTACTGCCGATCTCACACAAGTTTATGCCATCATTCCATTTCTCAACATCATCTTTACCTATGGAGTTGAAACCGCCTACTTCCGTTTTTCAAACGAAAAAGATAAAGAAGCACTTTATAATACATTAACGATTTCTGTTTTAGCTACTACCCTTCTTTTCAGCATTGCCCTTTACCTGTTGCAGCCATTCATTGCCGATGGCGCAGGCCTGACCGAACACCCTGAATATATTTTATGGATGCTGGGCATTTTGTTCTTTGATACACTGGCCACATTACCCTTTGCCCGGCTGCGCCAGGAAAACAGGCCAAAGAAATATGCGTTTGTAAGAGTGGCAGGCATTGTTGTTAACATCAGCATTGTGTTTCTGTTTTTAGGGTTTTTACCAGCATATACAAGAAACAATCCAGATGGTTTTATCGCCACATTTTACAGCGAAAAAATAGGGATTGGCTATTACCTCATTGGTAATCTATGTGGCAGTCTGTTTACATTTTTGTTGCTTTGGAAAGAATGGAAAGGACTCCATTTCAGTTTCGACAGCAAGCTTTGGAAAGAAGTTATGAAATACAGCTATCCGCTCATCATTGTGGGTTTAGGTGGTATGATCAATGATATGCTCAGCCGCCTGGTATATCAGCATGTGGTTGATTTGCCAAAGGAACAGGCTAAACATGAACTGGGCGTTTTTGCAAATATTTATCGTATTGCTGTACTCATCACCATTATGATTCAGGCTTTCCGTATGGCAGCCGAACCTTTTTTCTTCAACAACGCAAAAGAGGAAAATGCGCAGCGCACCTATGCCCGTATCATGAAGTTTTTTGTAATCGCCTGCTGCTTTATGTTTCTGTTCATTGGTCTTTACTTAGATGTGCTGAAATGGATTATTACGTTAAAATCAAAAGCATGGGGTGAAGGGATGAATGTGGTACTTCTGCTTGCCATGGGTAATATTTTCCTTGGCATTTATTATAACCTCAGCATCTGGTATAAACTCACCAACAGAAATTTAATGGGGGCTGCCATAACCATTGCCGGGGCATTGATTACGATCGGTCTCAATATTTTACTGATTCCAAAATTTCATTATTGGGGTGCAGCAATTGCAACCTTCAGCTGTTACCTGTTTATGATGATCGTTAGTTATGTACTGGGGCAGAAGTATTATCCTGTTCCATATGCCAAAAAGAAAATGATTGCTTACCTGGTGCTGGTTTCATTGATTGTTCTCACTCATCGTTTAGTAACCTGGCTCTATTCACCCCTTTGGTTCAGTATTGTAACAGGCAGTATCTTACTTGCCGGCTTCGCTTATTTTGTTTTAAGAATAGAAAAAAAGGAGCTGATAAAAATACCTTACCTCAATAAATTCATACGGTAA
- a CDS encoding transcriptional regulator encodes MKNPIEQLQKVFDSRVRLGIMSALMVNDEVSFNELKELIQVTDGNLASHLKALEENGFVKVNKGFVGRKTNTTYGVTKAGEKAFRLHIDALEQMIKQVGK; translated from the coding sequence ATGAAGAATCCTATTGAACAGTTACAAAAAGTATTCGATAGCCGTGTGCGGCTTGGCATCATGAGTGCGTTGATGGTAAATGATGAAGTGAGCTTTAATGAGCTGAAAGAATTAATCCAGGTCACGGATGGCAACCTTGCATCACATCTCAAGGCACTGGAAGAAAATGGATTCGTTAAAGTAAATAAAGGATTTGTGGGAAGGAAAACCAATACAACATATGGTGTTACAAAAGCCGGTGAAAAAGCATTTCGCCTGCACATTGACGCATTGGAGCAAATGATTAAACAGGTAGGGAAATAA
- a CDS encoding MBL fold metallo-hydrolase translates to MFTVKAFTFSPIQENTYLLYNEKRKALIIDPGCYFEEEREMLSSFLQQNNLELQLLLNTHCHLDHVFGNKWIHETFGLLLHIHQKEKQVLDFAPASGLMWNMPFDNYNAELKYIKEGEEILLDDDRLKILFAPGHSPGHICFYCKAQGFIIGGDVLFRQSIGRTDLPGGNHETLIKNIKTQLFILPDETIVYSGHGPATTIGYEKKHNPFLS, encoded by the coding sequence ATGTTCACTGTTAAAGCTTTCACCTTCAGCCCTATTCAGGAAAATACTTATCTGCTGTATAACGAAAAAAGGAAGGCTCTCATTATAGATCCCGGATGTTATTTTGAGGAAGAGCGGGAAATGCTGAGCTCATTTCTTCAACAAAACAATCTGGAACTGCAATTGTTGCTCAATACACACTGTCACCTTGATCATGTTTTTGGCAATAAATGGATTCATGAAACCTTTGGTCTGCTGCTTCATATCCATCAAAAAGAGAAACAGGTGCTGGATTTTGCCCCTGCAAGCGGGTTGATGTGGAATATGCCCTTCGATAATTACAATGCAGAACTGAAGTATATTAAAGAAGGCGAGGAAATTTTACTGGATGATGACAGACTGAAGATTTTATTTGCACCCGGTCATTCGCCCGGCCATATATGTTTTTATTGCAAAGCGCAGGGTTTTATAATTGGGGGTGATGTATTATTCCGTCAAAGTATCGGGCGAACTGATTTGCCCGGCGGAAATCATGAAACACTTATTAAGAACATCAAAACCCAACTTTTTATTTTACCCGATGAAACCATCGTTTACAGCGGCCACGGACCGGCTACAACGATTGGGTATGAAAAAAAGCATAACCCGTTCCTGAGTTAA
- a CDS encoding DUF1361 domain-containing protein, with product MKRILLYSVSFTILLFIFRVFYTGSLLFFFIPWNLFLAWLPLLFSSLLKDAKLNFKNGTLFCMWLLFFPNSPYLITDLFHLEQREGIPMYFDLVLLFTAAWNGILMGLLSLKNIEDKLLKIISAGKVKLISAFCFFLCGFGIYLGRFERYNSWNIITQPFELAKDIAVRFVQPWEYPRTWAVTVLFAVLLLLIYETLKKMPAHFGEQASVKEYHQI from the coding sequence ATGAAGCGAATTCTTTTATACTCTGTTTCATTTACAATTCTGCTTTTCATCTTCCGTGTATTTTATACAGGAAGCCTCCTGTTCTTTTTTATTCCCTGGAATTTATTTTTAGCATGGCTGCCCTTACTGTTCAGCAGCTTATTGAAAGATGCAAAACTGAATTTCAAAAACGGAACTCTTTTTTGTATGTGGCTTTTATTCTTTCCCAATTCACCTTATCTCATAACCGATCTGTTTCATCTTGAACAGAGAGAAGGCATCCCAATGTATTTTGATCTTGTACTTCTGTTTACAGCTGCATGGAATGGCATTCTGATGGGATTGCTTTCATTAAAGAATATTGAAGACAAACTTTTGAAGATTATTTCTGCAGGGAAGGTGAAACTAATATCTGCCTTTTGCTTTTTTCTATGCGGCTTTGGAATTTATCTCGGCCGTTTTGAACGCTACAACAGCTGGAACATTATTACACAACCATTTGAACTCGCAAAAGATATTGCTGTGCGGTTTGTACAGCCATGGGAATACCCAAGGACATGGGCAGTAACTGTTTTATTTGCTGTGCTGTTGTTGCTGATCTATGAAACACTCAAAAAAATGCCTGCTCATTTCGGTGAGCAGGCATCTGTAAAAGAGTATCATCAAATTTAA
- a CDS encoding nucleotide pyrophosphohydrolase, which translates to MTIKQAQIEVDNWIKTVGVRYFNELTNLGILMEEVGELSRLMVRKYGEQSFKETDKGKEVSDEMADVLWVLICLANQTGVDLTEALQKNFEKKNIRDTNRHKENEKLK; encoded by the coding sequence ATGACTATCAAACAGGCGCAGATTGAAGTTGATAACTGGATAAAAACCGTAGGTGTACGTTATTTTAACGAACTCACAAACCTGGGTATATTAATGGAAGAGGTAGGCGAACTGTCGAGATTGATGGTACGGAAATATGGTGAGCAATCGTTTAAAGAAACTGATAAAGGGAAAGAAGTAAGTGATGAAATGGCTGATGTACTATGGGTATTGATCTGTCTGGCAAATCAAACAGGAGTTGATCTTACAGAAGCCCTGCAAAAGAACTTTGAAAAGAAAAATATCCGTGATACCAACCGGCACAAGGAAAATGAAAAGCTGAAATAG